One Thioalbus denitrificans DNA window includes the following coding sequences:
- a CDS encoding DUF192 domain-containing protein, producing MEFVYNQRNNTLVGRNIGQARSFRKRLIGLLGRGRLQAGQGLWLKPCRGIHTLGMRCAIDVVFLDASQRVVGIERRLPPNRIRMQLRAARSVLELPPGTIRATDIRLGDRLVAKRGGRRP from the coding sequence GTGGAATTCGTTTACAACCAACGCAACAACACCCTGGTCGGGCGCAACATCGGCCAGGCGCGCTCCTTCAGGAAGCGCTTGATCGGCCTGCTCGGCAGGGGCCGGCTGCAGGCAGGTCAGGGGCTGTGGCTGAAGCCCTGCCGCGGGATTCACACCCTCGGCATGCGCTGCGCCATCGATGTGGTGTTCCTGGATGCCAGCCAGCGCGTCGTGGGTATCGAGCGCAGGCTTCCGCCGAACCGGATCCGCATGCAACTGCGTGCGGCCCGTTCCGTCCTGGAACTGCCGCCGGGCACCATCCGGGCGACCGACATCCGGCTGGGTGATCGCCTGGTGGCGAAGCGCGGGGGGCGCCGCCCATGA